AGCTTCCTTCATGGATTTGCGCAAACTCAAGACGTTGATCGACCTCGTGGCCGAATCGGGTATTTCCGAACTCGAGGTCACCGAAGGCGAAGGCAAGGTCCGCATCGTCAAGGCGCCGCCGCAAGTGATCGCCGCCCCGATGCAAATGGCCATGCCGGCCGCCATGCCGCAAGTCGCTGCGCAAGCCCCCGTCGGATCGCCCGCCGCCGCTGCCCCGGCTGCACCGGCACTGCCGCAAGGCCACATCGTGACGTCGCCGATGGTCGGCACGTTCTACCGCGCCCCGTCGCCGGGTGCCGATCCGTTCGCGCAAGTCGGCGACTCGGTCAAGGAAGGCCAGACGCTGTGCATCATCGAAGCGATGAAGCTGCTCAACGAGATCGAGTCGGACAAGGCCGGCGTGATCAAGGAAATCCTCGTCGAGAACGGTCAGGCCGTGGAATACGGTCAACCGCTGTTCGTGATCGGCTAATGCCGGTTGTCGGACGCTCTGCCCGCAGCCTTCGGCCGCGTGGCGACATGAAGCGTCCGGCCCCGCTCCTCTCCCCTTACGGGCAGGACTGCACATAATGTTTGAAAAAATTCTCATCGCCAACCGCGGCGAAATCGCTCTGCGCGTCCAGCGCGCGTGCCGCGAGATGGGCATCAAGACCGTCGTGGTCTATTCCGAAGCCGACAAGGAAGCGAAGTACGTCAAGCTCGCCGACGAAGCGGTCTGTATCGGTCCGGCCCCCTCGCCGCTGAGCTATCTGAACATGCCTGCGCTGATCAGCGCGGCGGAAGTGACCGACGCTCAGGCAATTCACCCGGGTTACGGCTTCCTCTCCGAGAATGCCGACTTCGCCGAGCGCGTCGAGCAATCGGGCTTCACGTTCATCGGGCCGCGCCCCGAAACCATTCGCCTGATGGGCGACAAGGTGTCGGCCAAGCAGACGATGATCAAGACCGGCGTGCCGTGCGTGCCGGGCTCTGAAGGCGCGTTGCCCGACGATCCGAAGGAAATCGTGCGCATTGCACGTCAGGTCGGTTATCCGGTCATCATCAAGGCAGCAGGTGGCGGCGGTGGTCGCGGCATGCGCGTGGTGCACACGGAAGCGGCGCTCGTGAACGCGGTCAACATGACGCGCGAAGAAGCCGGTCGCGCCTTCGGCAACCCGGAAGTCTATATGGAGAAGTTCCTCGAGAACCCGCGCCATATCGAAATCCAGGTGCTCGCCGACAAGCATAAGCAAGCGATCTGGCTGGGCGAGCGCGACTGCTCCATGCAGCGTCGTCACCAGAAGGTGATCGAAGAAGCCACGGCACCGCTGATTCCGCGTCGTCTGATCGAGCGTATCGGCGATCGTTGCGCCGACGCATGCAAGAAGATGGGCTACGTCGGTGCCGGTACGTTCGAGTTCCTGTACGAGAACGGCGAGTTCTACTTCATCGAAATGAACACGCGCGTGCAGGTCGAGCACCCGGTCACGGAAATGATCACGGGCGTCGACATCGTGCAGGAACAGATTCGCATCGCGGCGGGCGAAAAGCTCGCCTACCGTCAGCGCGATATCGAGTTCCGTGGCCACGCCATCGAGTGCCGTATCAACGCCGAAGATCCGTTCAAGTTCACGCCGTCGCCGGGTCGCATCACCGCCTGGCATATGCCGGGCGGCCCCGGCATCCGCGTCGACACGCACGCATACAACGGCTACTTCGTGCCGCCTAACTACGACTCGATGATCGGCAAGCTGATCGCTTACGGCGCAACGCGCGAGCAGGCGATTCGCCGCATGCGTGTGGCCCTGTCGGAAATCGTGGTCGAAGGTATCCAGACGAACATCCCGTTGCACCGGGAACTGATGCTCGACGCCAAGTTTGTCGAAGGCGGCACGAGCATTCACTATCTGGAACACAAGCTGGCGCAGAAGTCTGCCGTCGGCGGCAATTAAGTCGTTAATTCGTAGGAATCACTCGCTATGTATCGCGAACTCGTCGTAGAAGTTGCCCGCGCTCAGGCCGAGGCCCTGTCAGACGCCCTGCTCGATCTCGGCGTGCTGTCGGTCTCCGTGGAAGACGCGGATGCCGACACGCCCGACGAGCAACCGATGTTCGGCGAGCCGGGTCTGACCCCGCCGGACACTGCGTGGCAACGCTCGCGCGTGGTCGCGCTGGTGGGGGAAGATCAGGACGCCGCCGTGCTGCTCGCGGCGGCGGTCAACGAACTGGGACTCGCCGAGTCGCCTGCTTTCACATTGCGTGACGTGGAGGAACAGGACTGGGTGCGTCTCACGCAATCGCAGTTCGAGCCGATGCAGATCGGCCAGCGGATCTGGGTCGTGCCGTCGTGGCACGACGCACCGGACACCGACGCCCTCATCCTCGAACTCGACCCGGGTCTGGCCTTCGGCACCGGTAGCCATCCGACGACGCGCCTTTGCATGGAGTGGCTCGAACAGCACGTGCAGACGGGGCAGTCGTTGCTCGACTATGGCTGCGGCTCGGGCATCCTGGCGATTCTCGCGCGCAAGTGCGGCGCCGATCCGGTCATCGGTATCGACATCGATCCGCAAGCCGTCGAATCCGCCCGCTACAACAGCGAACGCAATCACGCGCCGGTCGAATACGGTTTGCCCGACGATCTGCGTGACGGTCAGTTCAACATCGTGGTCGCCAATATTCTGTCGAATCCGCTCAAGCTGCTCGCGTCGATGTTGACGTCGCGCGTGGCCCCGGGTGGACGGCTCGCGCTGTCCGGCGTGCTGGAACGACAGGCCGACGAGGTGATCGCGGCCTACGCGCCTTATATGAAGATGTCGGTCTGGCGCGCTCACGACGGCTGGGTCTGCCTGCACGGGCAGGCGGCCAGCTAAGCCCGCGCCCGCCGCGCTGCCGCATCCGATGCGCCCGATGCGACGAGTCCAACGAGTCCCCCGAGCCTCATGACCCAGTCCGCGCGCGTTCTCGCTACCCGCTGCCCTCACTGCCACACCGTTTTTCGCGTCGTCGCGGATCAGCTTAAGCTGCGCGACGGCCTCGTGCGCTGCGGCCATTGCCGCGAGGTATTCGACGGACGCGCGTATCTCTGCGATCCGCCAGCGGACGACACCCCGCCCGTATCCTCATCGCCCAGCGCGACGCCGGACGCCGCGTCGGCGGCCCCAACGGCCACACGCCCATCCACGCACGAAGGTACGTCGTCATCTTCACCGACCGCATCGACCGCTTCGTCCTCCTTGTCCCCAGTCACCGGCGAAAAGCCTGTGCCGGAGATGCTGACGCCCACGGCCATTGCCGCCCTGCTCGGCTCGCCCGACGAAAGCCGCGCGCAGATGCAGCACGGCCCGGGCCGCTATATGGACGACGACGATCCCACCGTGCTTACCGCGCCGACGGCCTCGCCTTCCTCGCGCGCGCAGGCGCACACCCCTTCCACCGTCGCGGACAGGCGCCCCGGCGCGGCGCGCGTGATCTGGCGCGTGCTCATGACGTTGGCCGTCATCGCATTGCTTTGCCAATGGGCCTGGATCGAGCGCGCGGCGCTCGTCGACCGGGTACCGGCGTTGCACGGCTTGTTCGCCGCAATCGGTCGTCCGATGCATGTGGCGGTCGGGCTGCCGCGCCAGCCGGACATGATCCAGATTTCGAGCGTGACGTTGGTGACCGACGCCGTCGGTAGCAACGGCGACAGCGACAAAGACAGCGGCGTAGCGTCGGCAGCCGCCGCAAGCCCGGTCACCGCCAGCGACGCTTCCGCCACATCTGCCGATGCCCCAACCGACAGCGTACCGATGACGCTCACCGTCTTCGTGCGCAACGAAGCCGACCACGCACTGGCCTGGCCATCGCTCGAACTGACGCTGTCGGATATCGACGGAAAGCCGGTCGTGCGTCGCGTTTTTTCAGCGAACGACTACGTAACCGGGGCAACCATGCGCGATGCCGGTCTGGCACCACGCAGCGAACGCACGATTCGGTTACGATTGTCGGCGCAGGCAGCGCTAGCCAGTAATTACCGGGTGCTCGCGTTCTATCCCTGATAGCGCTGTTGCACTCAACCTAGGAGATATAGATGTCCCAAGTCACGCTCGGGGGCAACCCCATCGAAGTCGACGGCCAATTCCCGCAAAAGGGTCAGACCGCACCGGCTCTGAAGCTGGTCAACGCAAAACTGGCAGACGTCACGCTCGACGACTTCGCTGGCAAGCGCAAAGTCCTCAACATCGTGCCGAGCCTCGACACGCCGACCTGCGCCACGTCGACCCGCAAGTTCAATGAAGCCGCCGGCAAGCTCGAGAACACTGTCGTGCTCGTGATCTCGGCTGACCTGCCGTTTGCGATGAGCCGCTTCTGCGCCACCGAAGGTCTGAACAACGTCGTCACGCTCTCGACCATGCGCGGTCGCGAGTTCCTCAAGGACTACGGTGTTGCCATCACGACCGGCCCGCTCGCCGGTGTGTCGGCACGCGCTGTGGTCGTGCTCGACGCCGACAACCGTGTCGTGCACGCGGAACTGGTGCCGGAAATCAAGAACGAACCGAATTACGACGCTGCGCTCGCCGCACTGTCGTAATTCAACTTCGTGACGGTACCCCGACGCGGCCATACGGCCGCCGGGGTATCGTTACTTCATGACGCCCCTCGCCGCGTGCACTCCTCCGCTGGCGCTCCCCCGCTTACTTTTCGCAAGGACTTTCCCGTGACTACCGTGATCTGCGGCTCGCTGGCCTACGACAACATCATGACGTTCGAAGGCCGCTTCGGCGAGCACATCCTGCCTGATCAGGTGCACATCCTGAACGTCAGCTTCCTCGTGCCGACGATGCGCCGCAACTTCGGCGGCTGTGCCGGCAACATCGGCTACAGCCTGCATCTGCTAGGTGGCTCGCCGGTCGTCATGGCGACGGTTGGTGAAGATGGCGCCGCGTACCTTGAGCGCTTCCAGTCGCTCGGTATGACGACGGAGTTCGTGCGCACGGTCACGGACAGCATGACGGCCAACGCGATGATCACCACCGATCTGGACAACAACCAGATCACCGCCTTCCACCCGGGTGCGATGATGTTCTCGTCGCGTAACCGTGTGGCCGACGCGAAGGGTGCCACG
This window of the Pandoraea sputorum genome carries:
- a CDS encoding DUF3426 domain-containing protein → MTQSARVLATRCPHCHTVFRVVADQLKLRDGLVRCGHCREVFDGRAYLCDPPADDTPPVSSSPSATPDAASAAPTATRPSTHEGTSSSSPTASTASSSLSPVTGEKPVPEMLTPTAIAALLGSPDESRAQMQHGPGRYMDDDDPTVLTAPTASPSSRAQAHTPSTVADRRPGAARVIWRVLMTLAVIALLCQWAWIERAALVDRVPALHGLFAAIGRPMHVAVGLPRQPDMIQISSVTLVTDAVGSNGDSDKDSGVASAAAASPVTASDASATSADAPTDSVPMTLTVFVRNEADHALAWPSLELTLSDIDGKPVVRRVFSANDYVTGATMRDAGLAPRSERTIRLRLSAQAALASNYRVLAFYP
- the accC gene encoding acetyl-CoA carboxylase biotin carboxylase subunit, with the translated sequence MFEKILIANRGEIALRVQRACREMGIKTVVVYSEADKEAKYVKLADEAVCIGPAPSPLSYLNMPALISAAEVTDAQAIHPGYGFLSENADFAERVEQSGFTFIGPRPETIRLMGDKVSAKQTMIKTGVPCVPGSEGALPDDPKEIVRIARQVGYPVIIKAAGGGGGRGMRVVHTEAALVNAVNMTREEAGRAFGNPEVYMEKFLENPRHIEIQVLADKHKQAIWLGERDCSMQRRHQKVIEEATAPLIPRRLIERIGDRCADACKKMGYVGAGTFEFLYENGEFYFIEMNTRVQVEHPVTEMITGVDIVQEQIRIAAGEKLAYRQRDIEFRGHAIECRINAEDPFKFTPSPGRITAWHMPGGPGIRVDTHAYNGYFVPPNYDSMIGKLIAYGATREQAIRRMRVALSEIVVEGIQTNIPLHRELMLDAKFVEGGTSIHYLEHKLAQKSAVGGN
- the prmA gene encoding 50S ribosomal protein L11 methyltransferase translates to MYRELVVEVARAQAEALSDALLDLGVLSVSVEDADADTPDEQPMFGEPGLTPPDTAWQRSRVVALVGEDQDAAVLLAAAVNELGLAESPAFTLRDVEEQDWVRLTQSQFEPMQIGQRIWVVPSWHDAPDTDALILELDPGLAFGTGSHPTTRLCMEWLEQHVQTGQSLLDYGCGSGILAILARKCGADPVIGIDIDPQAVESARYNSERNHAPVEYGLPDDLRDGQFNIVVANILSNPLKLLASMLTSRVAPGGRLALSGVLERQADEVIAAYAPYMKMSVWRAHDGWVCLHGQAAS
- the accB gene encoding acetyl-CoA carboxylase biotin carboxyl carrier protein; the protein is MDLRKLKTLIDLVAESGISELEVTEGEGKVRIVKAPPQVIAAPMQMAMPAAMPQVAAQAPVGSPAAAAPAAPALPQGHIVTSPMVGTFYRAPSPGADPFAQVGDSVKEGQTLCIIEAMKLLNEIESDKAGVIKEILVENGQAVEYGQPLFVIG
- the tpx gene encoding thiol peroxidase: MSQVTLGGNPIEVDGQFPQKGQTAPALKLVNAKLADVTLDDFAGKRKVLNIVPSLDTPTCATSTRKFNEAAGKLENTVVLVISADLPFAMSRFCATEGLNNVVTLSTMRGREFLKDYGVAITTGPLAGVSARAVVVLDADNRVVHAELVPEIKNEPNYDAALAALS